In Brassica napus cultivar Da-Ae chromosome A3, Da-Ae, whole genome shotgun sequence, the sequence tattaaaataaaattatttatttatatgattttattatcattgtatcttattatagaaaaaatttaaacattgattacaaaattttatgtaagacttttaacagttttagtaatgaTAGGAGAGTGTTCTTGATTGCTTGCTGTTAGAGATAGTAATCGTAATTtacactacttttttttttacatttatattcctttagaaaaactattaaaaaaactaaaactatgACTATTGAAAAAAACTCATAACTATAAACATACAGCTGGGACCACCTCTAATTCTCTGTCTTTCAACTGAAATTCGCTCATGTATTTGATTAGAAGGCTGCAttgctttgtttctttcttgGCAGCATTGCACCACTTCTAACCTCTATGTGCAGAGTTTCATTCTTTGAAACGTTCATTGGGTTGGTAAATCTGAAGAGAATAGTATCAACTGGAATTCATGCCTATTCATTTGATGTAATTAAACTTTAGATATTCATAACCTTTTTGCATCAAAATAGAATTTAACTAGTATAGCACCTTTCACCGATACATTGTCTACCATATATATCACTCTCTGTGGCGTAGGTAGAAGAAagctaacaattttttttgataaatacaccatcattaatgtttttgaaaactacactatCTACTAAGTGAATTGACTAAATTATCCTTTTCAAATACTTTAaactatctatcttattaaaactgaagtacaaaatgggattgtttggaaacttgattagtagtttaaaaattaaatctgtTTGGAAACAGGGTTTGTTTAAATTGTTGTGTCTGCAGGTTTTCCTAAAGCCCATCGAAATCCATGTTTACTATAACCCATcgatttgaattttgaaaaaaaagttattacCTTAAATATCTCATTCTTATCTTATAAGATCTTATTCACTGTAACTGATCGATGAATACCTTCTCCCCACGTAAAAGCATCAATAGGAACAAAATAGTATATACCCTAACTATTTATGATGAAGATATTTAGGAAATATCTAAGATTGAATAGCAATATATTCTAAAAAGTATTAACCAATTAAATAGAACTTCCATAATTGAACAAACATTTCGCGTGAACAAGATCAATAGTATCTAAGtttgaataacatatattacaatatatatgatttcGTCAAAAACAGAAAGGAAAAAATATCGATGATACATATATCCTCGCCATAAATACAGCTTAACCTATATTTCATCACCCATCTATATATACTGAGACTACATTCAAAGACTTTAGCATCGAGGTCTCACAGCAAACATGTCAAACGAAAGAAAAATATGTCTTATTAAGGATCTCAAACTGTTCCGAGATGAATGGCGTCTCACTCTGAAACTGCTTCATTCCTGGAAACAAACCACCAGCTATGGAAGAGATATTCTTGAGTGCGTCCTGGTTGACCAAACTGTAAGATACATTTTTCTTTGacagaatatatatacatatgtatatcGATTCCCATCTAATAGTTACTCATATTCTACTATGTTTTCTTAAAAGGGTGCTAAATCCAAACATCATGCAAGAGATCTCAAATAACTCGTGTTCAACGTTACCTACGTGTTGGTGAATGGAAGGTCATTGACACCGTGAAAATAACTGGGGTAGGAGTGGGTCAATATCGACCTAAGACGCAGCAGTACAAGATGACAATCATAGGAGACACATCAATAACCCCTTCTGATTATCGGAATGATAATCACTTCCTTAATCTGGCTAACTACGAGGAGATTGGTAATGGAAAGCTGAAACCCCATTTTCTAATTGGTATGTGTACATAACgatttttactttttgtatatatatagttgttaactattataataaagtaaatctttatttgttattaaaacaaatatcatGGGACATGTTACTGATCTTGGACCAGTAGCTATGGTCCAAGCTAAGGGAAATGACACAAAAATAGTTCTTTTCCGTTTGCGTGATACAAGGTAGTTTTAGTAATAgcttttaataattattttaacattttgtatcctaagtttcaataaattttggtaTCTCTCTCAGTGGTCATGAAGTGGCATGTTGCTTATTGGGAAAATATGCTGAGCAATTTGAATCGGTGGAAGAAGCTAATGATGAAAGTATTATATGCTTGATAAGGTTTTCAAAAATCAGCGAATACAGAGGTATACACTCCACATCATATATGTACTTTTTTCAATAGATACCCAAACCcgtttcaaataatttaaatcaataCAATGAAACTAATAAACCAATAGATAATTCATTCACGtaatatcaaaaattaaaaagtagaaTTTACTAACCATTGTTTTGTTCCAGTTGGTCGACAAATGCGTATATGGAATTGGTCATCTCGAGTCTGGTCTTTGTTCTCTACGACAAATGCGTATAGGGAATTGTTAGAATTCAGGATTGAATCTTCGTTTTCCtcataaatcaaataaaacatataaattattctCAAACATTTTAcagaacaaacaaacacaatgaattgagaaagaaggataataaatgagattttacagaacaaacaaacataaaaaatttatacttATCTGCTTATTGTCAGAATCAGTTACATGGCGGAGATGAAACATGGTGGAGATGATGTTTCAAAGAAAGCTCCATTTTATATGTTGCATCAACCTGTAAAAGTTTTCATGTTAAAGCTTTCGTTACAGTTCCATTACAATTCTAAATTGTAACCATCCGACCATAGAAACGAAGACTGTTCTACAGAaaacaaacaattttaaaaagaaactaatttaACAATCTAAAACCTTTTGAGACCTCATTCCAAATACAATAGATCAAACAGATTAAAAACCACGAAACCCATAATACAATAGATCGATGGTATTTAACAATATAAAATCTGGCAAACCATTGCAATGAAATTAGagcaaacaaattttaaaagtcTAACCTGTAATACAATAGATCGATTGTATTTAATCTGGATTGAGAGTGAACATGAAATCAAAGTAGTTCAGATTCTGTATTTGAGTTAGGTGTTTGAAGGATTGAAGAACACGAAGAAGACAAAGAgttaagaaagagagagaggcacCGACAGATCgagaaaaaagaagcaaaaaaaaaaattgttttagttttttattagcATGTTAGATAACAAACCCTTTCCCGGAGTAATTAGTTGGGCTAATGGACATTGATTACAATTTTTATATGGGCCAGATTTAATGtaatgtgtaaataatttaggAAGTTTATGGTATAGcccaattttgtaaataattgacatttacattttttatataaagaaagttaatgaatactatattttatatagcaTCTTAtggttgttgtttttttgtgaaaaaattaaaactccataactgaaattttaaatattaaaaaaacactattttatatatatattattatcttaattAGTTTAGTCCCATATAAATAGTTAGAGAATATAATTAtcagaaaaaaatttattattaataacatttcatataattttttttgaattaaaattttcaatatgttttaaaatttagaaaaaaaatcataacaaaaCAAGTGGTACATATATTATTAGTCCAAAttcatctaaaataaaaaattgcacaagttatacaattttgaaaacaaattgcACAAGTTATAAAAAGTAATAAGAATAATCAATAATAATGTTTCATTTGTgccaaaaaaatagattttgctTACAAAATCAGATCGACAAGTACATCAGAGTACCCGTTACAATACGATCCGTTTTTTCGGATATTGTGTTTTTAGGGCTTTAGTACAATTaagatattataaatttctagAATGGGAAGGAGTCGGACTATCCTATGTCCGTCAAAGATTGTAACAAcctaaaaacatgtaaataaatTGTACTTCAATATccttaaatagtttaaaaatatattaaaaaaataaaaacccgcgcgggcgcgcgggtcaaaatctagtcttaatattcaaattaaaccgaactaaaactgaactgaaaaatacaaattaaaccaaattaaaccaaactaaaactgaactaaaaccgaactgaacacaaaccaaaccgaagtaaaaccaaaccaaattaattTTGGATTGACTTTCGTTCAAGTTTTCTTAGACCCAAATAACCCAAACCAAACTGAACCCGTAACTAAACCGAAACGCCCTACAACATGTTGACTCaccttgttttctttttcaaggCTGACTTGACAAAGttctaaaacattttaaatttacaaaCTCGTCTAatattaatatgaaatttaCATTTGGCAATAACTTGTGTCTAAGTTCTTGAGTGTCTTTGAGATTAGTTGTTTCCAACTATTTAACCTAAATATCATAATTCAAACTACTAATGTATTCTGCTGTTTTTAGAATAATGGGGAAAAATCTAGAGACATGTAATATGGATTTTCAGTATTATTAACTCGAAATCAAATCAATTTGTTTTGAACAAATGGAGagcaaagcaaaaaaaaaaagactaggaaaaggaaagacAACATTTGCAATAGTCTAATACTCCAAATTTGTAAGATATGAAAGATTCAAACCCTCTATCAAGTTCTTATATATTAACTAATAgatatacatttattatttaaaattataccaAAATTATTGTACAACAATATTTTTACATCTTAAGTTTGGCTAtactaaattattttgtatttgattcaTTGATTTCATAAGATTTAGCATGAAATATTCTCTAATTTCACTGTGCCTGCTTTcgataaaaaaaatcaccataaaacaaataagaaaaagttaatattttccATAGAAATTTCCTCCCGTCACAAATGAACAAGAACCggagaaaaaaatatcttttcgTATATCATTTTCTGTGTATTTCAACTTTTAACCAAAGAAAGCTAAAACCCAAAAAGAGTTAAAATCTCTTACTTCTGTATTTGCCAAGAAGAAAAATTCTAGTAAGgtataaaataatctaaatatttggcaaataaagaaacaaaatcaaaaggatataaaaaatccaacttaaatagaattttctaaaagaTTACATCCCTTCACAAAAGCCATCTTTATTTGATTCGCCTCACATAGTCGGCTTGGCTTGACTTTACTCGGCACCACCAGCTCGGCTTGCGAGCTCGGCTTGTGAGCTCGGCTTAACAGTCCGAATGCTAGGTCTAGGTGTTTGGCCCGTAAAGCACGGCTCAGCCCATTAGGTCAAACAAACTTAGGGCGAACATATGAAAATGTTTATCTATAAAAGGAGGACAAGAGCAACTAAGGAGGAGATCCAAACTTGAACACACACATAGACTGACGGCTATAAATTAGGATTTTGCTCTTTACTCTTCTCTCCGACTTTTACTTTCCTGGCTAGCTCAGACGACAAAAGGCGAGTTTTCCTCTGCAGACTGCAGAGAGATATAAATATGTAGCAAATTGTGTTTCTGTTGTCAAGATTATTAGAAAAATGGTTAAATAGATCCAATAACATAGTTTTCGTTCGAATTCAAAACTATTATTGTTCTCAAGTTTTTCTTCCTCCTTTTTTTGTTCAAGATTTTATTTGGACTCAAGATTCTGTCTATCTATAATGTCTTAACCGTGTTCTCATTTGTATGCATGTAGTTGAGCCGTGATGGACAAGGCAGACAGCTCAAGACAAGTTTCAAAATGGAAAACTCTGGACAGGGGCATACTTTCCGTTATCTTCCGCAAGCTAAACGTAGAGGACCTTACCATGGGAGCGTCAGGCGTCTGCATCTCCTGGTTCCTTGCCGCCCACAATAAAAGTCTATGGAACACTGTTGACCTTGATAAGTTCCGACAAACAGATAAAGACCTAAGACTTAATGAACTAAGATATAGGATTGTTTTTACGGAAAACTTCAAGGATTCTGACATTAGTGAAACAAGGAGAAGTCTCAGGAATATCACCAAGTTTAGCCGCAGTGCCCCGGTGAATTTGGTCTTTGGCTGTTGTTCCTCTTTAGATGACGAAATTCTCATGTTCGCTGCTGCCAGGTAAATCCCATCCTTAAAACTGAATTGAAAAAAACTGATTTGTGTTTGTAGTGTGtctcattttcttttgtttcatgaTAGCATGCCAAACATAGAGAAACTTGTTTTGCCGCGCTGGTGCTACCTATCCAAGAATTCATTTGGGTTTGCGTTCAGTAAATGGAAGAATCTGAAGACATTGATTGTCGCTCATGATGTCCCTCTCACAGAGACTTTTGAGTTTCAAATAGTGGGAGAGAACTGTAGTAACCTcacaaacttaaaatatttggGTGGTTTAGGAAAAGAGACTGCTGAGGAAATCGTGCGTTACTTCAAGAACATCAAGAGGCTGAGTTTGCAATCCGCTTATGTCAGCAGACCAGGAGTTTTGTTGCTAATTACAGGCCTCCAAAACCTTGCGATCCTTAATGTTTCACATTGTAAAGAGTTTGATGACGAGACGGTAACTATGGACAATATTGTACAAGCCGCCACTCAGAAGCGTGTCAGATTTATACTTTGTTCAAACAATTGTACTTGCAGAAACAAGCCATGGTTGGAAGGGCTCACGACGTATGGTTCTGAGAGTTGGCGAAATGATGAGATAAAGGAACTTGAGTTctgaacttcaaaaaaaaatataaatcgatGGGACTCCACCTCGGCTTCTATTCTATCCGACATTATCTGTTTCTTGAAGTCTATTTAGGTTCTCTTCATTTAACGtgtaatgtttttgtttttattcgcTTTATTTCTACATATATGTAATATGCTGTTCAACAACAACCATATATCTTCCAAAATGGTATAAATTCTAACatttgtaccaaaaaatgtttttcgAAGTTCTTTATCAAATTATCTTGCAGTTTCTtagtaaacattttttttaatttcttagtAAACATTACATTTACATATGTAGCTCTTAGCCGTGCAAGATAATACTTTTACATTACAAATTGTATACATAAGcgataaacaaaatttatgcccttattcagaaaaaaatatcttagAAATACCAtcattgttacaaaaaaaaaaactagaaacaaaattaatacttttaacattttttcttcttctttttcctatAAACACTCATTGACAAgactttaaaaactattattgcttaaaattttattttaataggtaaGATAGCCAAATCACTTAATTTTTCTTGTGACGTATTCAAATGATTATACACTTTTTATCAGTTTCAGTTTTGAAAAACTCTTTTCGACAAAATGCTAATAGTTTCGTATGAGAACATATTTGTAcgcaattttcttatttttttgtccTTAGAAATCTGTTGTTGTTTtataacttttcttttgttgttgttgctgtatTGAGATGGAGATATAAGATGGTCGAATAAAAATTCAGAGATGGACACTCTAGAATGTTTTTCCTTCTTCAATGTGATTTTTGTAGTTTTTCTTCCTGGTAATTATAATTTGATGGTTGTGAGATATTATATCCACTTGATGGTCAAACTTTTTAATTGAGTAGAAATGATCCATAGATATCAAAgatataatgaaaaaaaaaatctagaattttatatatctttaGATGATTCtattatttagaatttaggttACGTAAGTGTATGTATTCCGACATTTATGATTACTAGGTGAACCCCTGCATACACATGTGGGTTTTCAATAAATTATTCTCTAATTTAATGTCTaggttatttttttgaatatttgtttTAGTATTTCAGTTataagattgaaaattttggttaTAATTCTTATTATCTTGTAAACCCCTAACTTTTTAAGATTGAAAGTTAACTTGCGGTTTGTAATTATACTTCCCAATTAGCTTTGCCCCTTTCATCATCACTCTATCACAATAAGTGTTTTTTTTCCTCTTGAGCCCCACTCTCTTCCTCCTTTCGTTCTCAGACACTCTTCAACTTCTATCAAATCCAATTGCAAACCCTTCCACCAGAGCAGAAGATAATCGCTATAAGAATTGAAATGTTGAATCTGTTAGAGCATTCAAATATTTATAGAGAGTAATTATAGTTTACAATATTGAAAGCACTTACAGACCTTTAATAAATACATAGGAGagttataccaaaaaaaatacatagGAGAGTGTTCTTGATTGCTTGCTTTTAGAGATAGTAATCGTAATTTACACTactttttttaacatatatattccTTGAGAAAAAACTATTGAAAAAACCTATAACTATTGAAACTAttgaaaaaaacttataattataAACATACAGCTGGGACCATCTCTAGTTCTCTGTCTTTCGACTGAAATTCGCTCATGTtctgtgaaaaaaaaattaaaaaaatatacttgagagaattgtcctaacattattttttatcttatttacTTTTAAGAAAAACATTATTTCTCCTTTTGTAGTAATGAGGACGAAAAATCcttaattatatacaaataataagTGAAATAAAATAACTGTATAAGCATTTTGGTGAAATTTTTGTTCAAAGAAAGACAGGAGTTATACTACATGTTAAGTTTACAACTAAAACTTTTGGCTTTgaaaatatagttttcaaaGCCAAAAGTACTATAAATGATTGCCTTTGAGCTTAACTCGATTCTGGCACACAAAACAAGTCATAAACGAATTATACTTTGCATTCTGGTCATTAGTAAGTGTATTATGTTATGTATATGGCGGTCTTATACAATGGAGGTAGAGATGAAAATTATGGATCTAGACCGCGGACCTAAATCGTAAAGTATTGTCGCGGGATGATGTTGGGACGAGGTTTTCTAGGCTCGCAAATTTTTGAGCCTCGCAAGACGGTTTTTGTGAAACTGGGTTTTTTGCGGGATGGGCCAAAACGGGTTATGCGGGATTACATGGACccgcatttttttttatttcttattttacctgAAAAACGAGAAAGAAAGTGAGAAAATGTGATTCTTGTGAATTTTCCCCCAGAAAACATAAGGATGTCTGgtgatgatgattcgagctccggtgatgatgattcgagctccgACGATGACGACTCCAACTCCGCGATGACGACTCTAGCTCCAGCAATGACGATTCGAGTTCTTGTGGTGTTTTgatttagttttctctttttattatacacaactatgaattgctttattacaatgtgatatttcttgtttaagttgattgattttgttttcagtactgtgaagtggtgtttttcttaaattaaaaaaaaatggttacaATGGTGTTGTTTATGAGAAAAGTTAGTTGTATATCACGCCACTTGTATAATTTGGCAAAGTGATtcacaatatttttttgcaatccaaataataaaagagagagatggtttgataaaaatatatgacaACTTGAGCCAAATTATTACAAATACAACAACTCAATCAGATTTAAACTTAACAAAAGCTTATGCTGATAATAAAAGAAGACTTTTAACTCAAAAACGCAAGCACAAACGAAGTTTTGTGCCATTGATTTTGATAAGGTTTTAGTGAAACTTAATGAGCTCTCTTCAACTCTCTTACATAACTCTTCTACTTAAACATTCATATAGCAGGCGGTTTGATAAAGAGGCGTCCCGCGAGACAGTACGCAAAAGGTCTATATATTCTATGGTACAGGTATTTTGAAGACCGCAGTCCGTGCAGAACAGGTCTGCTGTGATCGTATGACTAATCGGCCGCGGTACGAGACGGAACGGAATAGAAAAACCTGTTTGACAGATGAAAATGGTGGTCTTGTTAATTGGATTCAAGGACTGATTCCACTTGCTATTGCTTCTTATATCAATTAAAGTAATTAAACGTTTTCGTGAAATGGAACGAGAAGAGGGACATAAAAGGGAAGTGAAGAAATACGAAACTTCTGGAAATAAGAAACCCACACACGCTCTTCTCGCACATTCCTAGACTCGTTTCCTTCTTGTAGACCCCCCACTTTTTATTCCCATTATACCCTTTTCTCTCATTTTTAGTTTCCTTCTGGAACTTCCGATCTGTtgtctctctcatctctctcttcctctctatcTCATTCTTATCGTTTCGTTTTTGCGA encodes:
- the LOC106443831 gene encoding putative F-box protein At4g11580 — encoded protein: MDKADSSRQVSKWKTLDRGILSVIFRKLNVEDLTMGASGVCISWFLAAHNKSLWNTVDLDKFRQTDKDLRLNELRYRIVFTENFKDSDISETRRSLRNITKFSRSAPVNLVFGCCSSLDDEILMFAAASMPNIEKLVLPRWCYLSKNSFGFAFSKWKNLKTLIVAHDVPLTETFEFQIVGENCSNLTNLKYLGGLGKETAEEIVRYFKNIKRLSLQSAYVSRPGVLLLITGLQNLAILNVSHCKEFDDETVTMDNIVQAATQKRVRFILCSNNCTCRNKPWLEGLTTYGSESWRNDEIKELEF